The following coding sequences are from one Candidatus Eremiobacteraceae bacterium window:
- the purF gene encoding amidophosphoribosyltransferase encodes MPQDWNGYLPKPQGSEDALHDACGVCGIYAPGQDVARATFFALYALQHRGQESAGMAVSDGAVLRCHKEMGLISQVFDEEHLGALPGHLSIGHTRYSTSGSSVVYNAQPLLTHCDLGWFALAHNGNLVNTAALRDGLHDTTVPTSNSDTDIMARYIASEPEGDMEERIVRTMQRSIGAFSIVLCTETQLFGFRDPWGIRPLCLGKYAGGWMLASESCALSTVGAEFVREVEPGEIVVIDSGGLRSRMVPTEHKRANCIFEYIYFSRPDTVYAGRELYLARYRMGRELAKEHAVEADVVMGVPDSATAAAIGYSDESGLPYIEGLMKNRYIGRTFIQPDQQIRAQGVKLKFNPLLANLNGRRVVLVDDSIVRGTTTRQLVALLRRSGAREVHVRITSPPMRHPCFLGVDTATYDQLIAANMTVPQIRETIGADSLGYLSLDGLIAATERDRHEMCTGCFTGKYPEGIDEELVDVVRRPTAEAVP; translated from the coding sequence TTGCCGCAAGACTGGAACGGCTACCTTCCAAAGCCGCAGGGCAGCGAGGACGCGCTGCACGACGCCTGCGGAGTCTGCGGCATATACGCGCCTGGACAAGACGTGGCCCGCGCCACGTTTTTCGCGCTCTATGCCCTCCAGCATCGCGGCCAGGAAAGCGCCGGGATGGCCGTCTCGGACGGGGCCGTCCTGCGTTGTCATAAAGAGATGGGCCTCATCTCGCAGGTGTTCGACGAAGAGCACCTCGGCGCGCTTCCCGGCCATCTCTCCATCGGCCACACGCGTTATTCCACCAGCGGTTCCTCGGTCGTCTACAACGCGCAGCCGCTGCTGACGCACTGCGATCTGGGCTGGTTCGCGCTCGCGCACAACGGAAATCTCGTGAACACCGCGGCGCTGCGCGACGGCCTTCACGACACGACCGTGCCCACGAGCAATTCCGATACCGATATCATGGCTCGTTACATCGCCTCTGAGCCCGAAGGCGACATGGAAGAGCGCATCGTCCGCACGATGCAGCGCAGCATCGGCGCGTTCTCGATCGTGCTGTGCACCGAGACGCAGCTCTTCGGTTTCCGGGATCCGTGGGGCATCCGCCCGCTCTGCTTAGGAAAGTATGCGGGCGGCTGGATGCTCGCTTCAGAGTCCTGTGCGCTCTCAACCGTCGGTGCGGAATTCGTGCGCGAGGTAGAGCCGGGCGAGATCGTCGTGATCGACTCAGGCGGATTGCGCAGCCGCATGGTGCCCACCGAGCACAAGCGCGCCAACTGCATATTCGAATACATCTATTTCTCGCGTCCGGACACGGTGTACGCGGGTCGCGAGTTGTATCTCGCGCGCTACCGCATGGGTCGCGAGCTTGCGAAGGAACATGCCGTCGAAGCCGACGTCGTGATGGGCGTGCCGGATAGCGCCACTGCAGCCGCGATAGGCTACTCCGATGAATCGGGTCTGCCGTACATCGAAGGCTTGATGAAGAACCGGTATATCGGCCGCACGTTCATCCAGCCGGATCAGCAGATCCGCGCGCAAGGCGTCAAACTGAAATTCAATCCGTTGCTCGCAAATCTCAACGGGCGCCGCGTTGTGCTCGTGGATGATTCGATCGTGCGCGGCACCACCACGCGTCAGCTCGTCGCGCTCCTGCGGCGGTCGGGCGCGAGAGAAGTACACGTTCGCATCACGAGCCCTCCGATGCGCCATCCATGCTTCTTAGGCGTTGACACAGCGACGTACGATCAACTCATCGCTGCGAATATGACCGTACCGCAGATCCGCGAGACGATCGGCGCCGATTCCTTGGGTTATCTCAGTCTCGACGGATTGATCGCCGCAACCGAGCGCGACCGCCACGAGATGTGCACGGGTTGCTTCACGGGCAAATATCCCGAAGGTATCGACGAGGAATTGGTAGACGTCGTACGCCGCCCGACCGCCGAGGCCGTCCCTTAG